A stretch of DNA from Jatrophihabitans endophyticus:
TCCCGCACAGCGAGGTGCCCGAACAGGTCAGTGGCGAGCTCGTCCGCTGGGCGAAGACCCACTGACCGACACCACCGCCCGTCGTCGACTGGCCACTTCGATGGTCGACTGGCGACCTGCGGTCCGACTGGCGAGCTGTAGGTCGCCAGTCGGCGGATTGCTCGCCAGTCGACAGACCCGGCGGGCGTGTACGGTCGGGCGAGGCGATGGATCCCGCCGGGGTCGTCCGATCGGACGACCCGAACCGCCGGCCGGCTGATGGTTCCTTCTCACGATGACGTGTTCGTGCACGCCACGACGAGGAGGAGCGACCGTGTCGAGCCGCGACCGCGATCCCGAACTCCCGCTCGATCCCGACAGCCCCGCGGACCGGCCGCTGCACCTGCGGGGCTCGGCGGCCGTGCTGGTGCTGATCGGCGGCATGGTCGGGACGTTGTCGCGCTACGGCCTCACCGAACTCTGGCCGAGCGGCACCGGCCGCTGGCCGTGGGGCACGTTCGCCGCGAACGTCGCGGGCTCGCTGGTACTGGGGACGCTGCTGGAGGCGCTCGCGCGCACCGGCCCCGATGCCGGCCGCCGACGGCAGCTGCGGCTGCTCGCGGGCACCGGATTCTGCGGTGGCCTCACGACCTACAGCACCTTCGCGGTCGAGGTCGACCTGCTCGTCCGCTCCCACGACGCCGCGCTCGCGATCCTCTACGGCGTCGTGTCGTTGCTGCTGGGGGGTCTGGCGGTGTGGGCCGGCATCGTCGCCGCGGCGCGGTGGCCGACCCGGGCGGCGGCGATCGGATGACGACCGTCCTCGTCGTGCTCGCCGGCGGCGTCGGCGCCGTCGCCCGCTTCGTCGTCGACGGCGTGATCCGCAGCCGCTGGCCCAGCCGCTTCCCCTGGGCGACAATCGTCATCAACGTGTCGGGATCACTGCTGCTCGGGGTGCTGACCGGTTTGATGCTGTACCGCCAGGTCGACACCGACGTCCGCCTCGTCCTCGGAACCGGATTCTGCGGCGGCTACACCACCTTCAGCACCGCGACCTTCGAGACCGTCCGGTTGCTGCAGCAGGGCCGTCGCGGCCACGCGGTGCTCAACGGCCTGGGGACGGCACTGCTGTGTCTCGGCGCGGCCGCCCTCGGCCTCGTTGCGACACAGTGACGCTGTGGCTGCCGCTGTTCAGGAGTAACCCCACCGGGCGGTCATGTCAGCGAGCTCGACCGCTCGGTCGTCGGACAGCTCGCGGGCCTGGCCCACGTGCCCGGAACGGATCGCCGCGCCCCAGTCACCGAGCCCGGGACGCAGCTCGCCGGTGTCGGGCACCGCGTAGTGCACCATCGCCTCTTCCCACGGCACGCCGACGTATTCGCACAGGGCCTGCGCGACCGCCGTCGGATCGGCGGTCAGGGTTTCGTAACGCACCGTCGGGCCGGGCAGCTCGCGCCGCGCGGCGTCCAACTGGTCTCCGTACCGTCGCACCAGATCGATTTCGTGATCCCGCGAGGCCTTCGTGTTCGCGGCCAGTCGCGACTGGAGCATGGCGGCAGGATGACGGCGCAGGTGGATGTACCGGGCCTCGGGCCACCCCCGGTGGATGAGTGCCCAGTCCGCCGCGTTCTGCGGCGTCTTGTCGACGATGACGCGCTTGCCGCTGGACGCCAGCAGACCGTGCAGCACCCGGTCCCAGAGCAGCAACTGGAGTTCCTCGGCGGACAGCGACATCTGCTCGAAGGACTTGCGGGCGTAGGGACGCTCGATCGCTACCCGCAGTGCATTGAGGTGCAGCTCGTGGGGAGCATGGATGAGCGAATGGCTGTTGAGGATGCTGCGCAGCAGCGTCGAGCCGGAGCGGGTCGCGCACAGGACGAAGACGGGGTCGACAACCAGTCGGTCGGTCAACCCCACCCCCGAGTCACCGGACGAGCTGCGGGAGTCGCGCAGGACCGCGGCGGCTCGTCGGCGCAGGCCCTCCACGAGTCGGGGCGTTGGGGCGCGGCGCTGGGAAGGCATTGCCTCGATGATCCCCACCCGCCGTGGGCGGTAACTGTGTCCGAGCCGGTCGAGGGGCCTCAGTCCGGGGTGCAGCCGCCGGTGCCGACCGCGGTGGTGCGACGACGCCCGGCGTCGGCGTCGCCGTCGATCTCGTCCTTGGTGAGCACGAACCCGGTGTCCTTCGAATCCAGCGCGGTCGCGAAGACCATGCCGAGCACCCGGCCGTCGTAGCCGAGCATGGGGCCGCCGGAGTTGCCGCTGCGCACGACCGCGCGCACCGAGTAGATCTCGCGCCGCACCTCGCCGTTGCCGTAGATGTTGCTGCCGCGCACGGTCGTCTGCGATCGCACGCGCGCCGAGCGCACCGTGTACGGGCCGTCCTGCGGATAGCCCACCACCACGGCCGGCGTGCCCTGGGCGGCGGCGCGCGGCGCGAAGTCCAGCGGCTGTGCGTCCAGCCCCGGCACCGCCAGCACCGCGACGTCGCGATCGGGGTCGAAGAGCACCACCCGGGCGGTGACGCGGTCGTTGTCGTTGCGCCCGACGACGACCTCGACCGACCGCGTGCCCGCCACCACGTGCGCGTTCGTCAGCACCCGGTTGCGCGCGTACACGAAGCCCGAGCCCTCGATGCCGCGACCGCACTCGGGGGCCTGCCCGTAGATCTTGACGATCGAGCTCCGCGCGTCGGCCACCGTGCGCCGCACGCGGCGCGGCAGGTCGGCCGGCGGCGGTGCGACGGCCACCACCGACGTCGACGGCAGGTCGCCGAGGACGGGCGGGAACCCGCTCTGGTTGAAGAAGTTGCGCAGCGAGGCGTACAGGCCGCGCACCGGGTCGGGCACCACCTGGTTGACGCCACGCACGATCGTGGACTGGCTCGCCTCGGCCGCGAGCTTCGGGTAGGCCGACGTCGCCAGCGGCAGGGCGACCATCCACGCCACCAACAGCACCGCGACGACCCCGAGCACGGCGCCGAGGGCGGAGTCCCACGGCCGTCCCCGAGCCCGGACGAACCGTTCGCGCAGCCGGCCGGCGACGAAGACGCCGAGCAGCTGGCCGGCCGTCGCCAGCAGCAGCACGCAGACGATGGCGATCGGGATCTGCGCCCGACCGTCGGCGAGCTTCGCCCCGAGCGGCCGGGCGACCTGGGCGCCGATCGCCGCACCACCGAAGAAGCCGACGAGCGAGAACGCGCCGACCAGCGCCCCGCTGCGGAAGCCGCCGATGCCGTACGCCACGGCCGCCAGGACGATGACGACGTCGAGCAGGTTCACGGCCGCACCACCAGGACGCCGGTCTGCCCCTGCCGTTCGTGGATGGTGCAGACGAAGCGGTACCGCCCGGGCGCGGGCGCCGTGAACGTCGCGGCGGTCGTGTGGCCGGCGCCGGCGAGCGGGACGAAGTCGGCCGGGAAGTCGTCCAGCCGCAGGTTGTGCGGCGCACCCTGCTTCGCGGTGTTCTTCAGCACGACCCGGACCCGACCGGGGTGCACCACGAGAGTCGAGGGGTGGAAGCGGTAGTCGTCGCCGGTCGTCACCGTGACGACCTGCAGGCCGCCCTGGTTCACCGCGCTGCCGGTGCCGGCGTGCGGGCCCTTCGCGGCGGGTGCCTGGTCGTTGCTGCAGCCGGCCAGCGCGGCGACGGCCGTCAGCGCCGCCAGCAGGCCGGCCGCGACCGGGCTGCGGGAGGCGGGCATGGCACGACCGTACCGGCGTGTCCCTGAGCCCACGGGCGTCGTCCCGCTCCCCGCGCGACGGCCCGACCCGTGCCGCGGAGCCGAACCGAGCCTGCTCACCGGCGCCGCATCGCCGCCGGCAGCGGCCGGGTGAGCGTGGTGTCCCACGGCCGCGCCCAGCCACCGAACTCGAGCAGCCGGTCGAGCAGGCCCGCGGTGAAGCCCCACACGAACAGGCCACCGGCGGCCGGCACCTCGAAGCCGGGGCCGCTGAACCCGGACGGGTGATGCACCCGGAACCGGTTCGCGGGATCGGCCAGCGCCGCGAGCGGGACCAGCGCGACCCGAGCGACCTCGCCGGCGTCCACCGGCCGGACCTCGTGCGGGTGTTCCCACCAGGCCAGCACGGGCGTCACCACGAACCCCGACACCGGGATGAAGATCGCGGGCAGGTCGGCGACGAGGCGGACCGAGGCGGGGTCGAGGCCGACCTCCTCCTGCGCCTCGCGCAGGGCCGCGGCGTCGAGCGAGTCGTCGGTGGGGTCGAGCGAGCCGCCGGGGAACGCGACCTGACCGGCGTGCTTGCGCAGGTCGGCCGCGCGCTCGATGAGCAGGACCGACGGGCCGTCGGCGACCTCGGCCAGCGCGATCAGCACCGCCGACGGCCGGCCGCTGCCGTCGTCGGGAGGCAGGAAGCGGGAGAGGTCCTCGCCGCGTAACCGCCCGGCGGCGTCGGCGAGCGTGCGCAACCACGGCGGCAGCGGTGGTGCAGCGCTCAACTGGCGACCATCTGGGCCTCGGACTTCACCAGCGCGGTCGCGGCCGCCGGGTCGGTGGGCCCCTCCCCGTAGGACGGGCACAGCCGGGCGATGGCGCACGCCCCGCAGGCCGGCTTGCGCGAGTGGCACACCCGCCGGCCGTGCCAGATCGCGCGGTGGCTGAAGATCGTCCACTCCCGCTTGGGGATCAGCTCGGCGACGACCGCCTCGACCTTCACCGGATCGGTCTCGGCCGTCCACCCCCACCGGCGCACGAGGCGCCCGAAATGGGTGTCGACGGTGAGCCCTGGGACGTCGAAGGCGTTGCCGAGCACGACGTTGGCGGTCTTGCGGCCGAACCCCGGCAGCGTGACGAGGTCACGCAGCCGGCCGGGCACCTGCCCGTCGTAGCGCTCCTCGAGCTGCTGGCCGAGGTTGATCAGCGAATTGGCCTTGTTCCGGAAGAAGCCGGTGGACTTGATCATGGTCTCGAGCTCGGCGCGGTCGGCACCGGCGTACGCCGCCGCGTCGCGGTAGCGGGCGAACAGCGCCGGCGTGACCTCGTTGACCCGCTTGTCGGTGCACTGGGCCGACAGGATGGTGGCCACCGAGAGCTCGAGCGCAGTGGTGAAGTTCAGCTCGCAATGGGCGGTGGGGTAGAGCTCGGCGAGCTCGCGGTTGATCCGGCGGGCCCGGCGAGTGAGCGCGAGCGGGGTCTCTGCGACGGTCTTGACCACATGAGCGAGCCTACGACCGGGTGCCGACGGCGATGGCAGAATGAGCGGCACCATGATCGGTTTCGCGCTGCTGCTCTTCCCCTTCCTGCTGCTGGGCTTCGTCCTGCTCATGCAGCGGGTCGAGGAGCCGCTGAGCTCCATCGCGGTCGAACGGCAGATCGAGCAGTTCCTCGACGACGCCAGCCCCGAGGAGCTCGACACCTTCGTGCGCGAGGGCACCGACTCGGCGCTGTCGCGCTTCCGGGCCCGGTTGGGGATCGCCCGGCTGCGACGCGGCTGGCGCAAGGCCTCCCACTAGGTTCGCACCCGGCGCCGGTTCGCCACCGGCCCTCGCGGTGCCGCACCGGCCTCCCGCCGGGGCGCGCTTCCCCGGTGCCCTAGACTCCCAGACGACTGTGACCTGGTTCGCACCGCGCCATCGCGCCGTGCGGACGAACGAGGAGCGTACGTGGACGAGATTCTGCGCAGGGCCGGGCTGTTCCAAGGGGTGGACCCCGAGGACATCGAGGCGCTGTCGGGCGAGTTCGAGATCTTCGAGGCACCGCGCGGCGCGGTGCTGTTCAACGAGGGCGAGCCCGGCGACAGCCTCTACATCGTCATCACCGGCAAGGTGAAGCTCGGTCGACGCTCGCCCGACGGCCGGGAGAACCTCGTCGCGATCTACGGCCCGTCCGACCAGTTCGGCGAGCTGTCGCTGTTCGACCCGGGGCCGCGCACCGCCACCGCCACCGTCGTCACCGATGCCCGCCTCGCCAAGCTGCCGAAGTCGGCGCTGCAGCAGTGGGCCACGGACCGTCCGCAGATCGCGATGCAGCTGCTGCGCGTCGTCGCGCGCCGGCTGCGGCGGACGAACACCATGCTGGCCGACCTGATCTTCGTCGACGTCCCCGGCCGGGTCGCCAAGCAGCTGCTGCAGCTGGCCCAGCGCTTCGGTTCCATCGACGGCGGCCAGCTGCGGGTCACCCACGACCTCACGCAGGAGGAGCTCGCCCAGCTCGTCGGCGCCTCGCGCGAGACCGTCAACAAGGCGCTCGCCGACTTCGCCTCACGGGGCTGGCTGCGCCTCGAGGGCAAGAGCGTCGTCATCCTCGACCGGGAACGGCTGGCCCGCCGCGCCCGCTAACTCCTCCGCGCCTTCCTCGGCGAGCGTCAGCTGCTGGCGGAGCCGCGCAGGTAGGCCAGCTGCGCCCCGACCGACAGCTGCGCCGCGTCCCACAGCTCCCGGTCGACGTCGGCGTACACGACCTCGACGACCTGCCGCGCGGTCGCGTCGTCGCCGATCCCAACCAGCGCGGCGCGGATCTGGTCCAGCCGCTGCGCCCGGTGGGCGAGGTAGGCCGCGGCGACGTCGGCCACCGCGGGCAGCTCGGGCCCGTGCCCCGGCAACACCGGCATGCTCCCGAGCGCGCGCAGCCGCTCCAGCGAGGCGAGGTAGGCGGCGAGGTCGCCGTCGGGGTGCGCGACCACCGTCGTCCCACGGCCCAGGACGGTGTCGCCGGTGAGCACCGCGGTGGCGCCGGAGCCGTCGGTGACGACGAACGACGCCGAGTCCGACGTGTGCCCCGGCGTCAGCAGCACCTCGATCGTCAGCCCCGCGGCGGCGATCGTCTCGCCGTCGGCCAGCGCGGGCCCGCCGCGGCACTGCGCGGGATCGGCGCCGCGGACGGTGACGCCGGTGCGCTCGTGCAGGGCGGCCGCCAGTTCCGTGTGGTCGTGGTGACGGTGGGTGAGGAGCACCAGCGACGGGGACGGCGCGGCCGCCAGCAGCCGGTCGAGATGCCCGTCGTCGAGGGCCTGACCGGGATCGACCACCACCGGCGCCGCGGCCGTGCCCAGCAGCCAGGTGTTGGTGCCGTCGAGCGTCATGATCCCGGGATTGCGCTGCAGCAGCACCCGGGCGGCGGGCAGCACCGGCCGCACCGCCTCGTAGGCCGGGTGGGTGGCCGTCACGAGGCGCGCCCCGGCCGGACGGCCAGCAGCCGGCCGTCGGGCAGCTCGGCGGCCACCGAGCCGTCCGGGGCCGTCCGCAGCGTGGGCCGGATCGGCTCGAGCGGGTTCTGCTCGGCGGTCGAGAACACCGCCGCGACGTCGGCGCAGCCCGCGATCGCGGCCAGCGTCAGCAGCGTCGGGGGCAGCAGCTTGCGTTCGCCTCGCTGTGCCTGCTCGATCGCGACACCCACCGGCAGCCACTCGGCCGTGCTCGACTCGGTGGTGACGTCCTCGGCCTCGGCGCCCTCGGGCAGCAGGCCGACGAAGAAGCGGGTGTCGTAGCGGCGTACCTCGCCCTTGGGGGTGACCCAGCGCGACCAGGGTCGCAGCGCCGCGACGTCCACCGCCAGGCCGTGCTCGTGCAGCAGGTCACCGAACGCCACCCGGCCGGCCTCGACGTCGGCCCGCGCGTCGGGCAGCGCGGCGGCCGGCACCGTGACCAGGACGCCGGTCTCCTCGAACGTCTCGCGTGCCGCGGCGCCGAGCAGCCCTCGCATCGTGTGCTCGTCGGCGCCGAAGCGGGCGGCCATGGCCGCGACGTCGCCCCCGGTCATCGGCAACGCGGCGTCCGCGTCGTCGACGCGGCCGCCGGGGAACACGCTCATGCCCGCGGCGAAGGCCATCCCGGCGACCCGGGTCAGCAGCCACGCCTCCACCCCGTCGGCACCGTCGCGCAGCAGCGCCACGGTGGCGGCGTCGCGGACCGGGACGTCGTCGTCGGCCGGTTCGGTCACGGCGCGATCTCGACGATCAGCTCGATCTCGACCGGCGCGTCGAGCGGCAGCGCGGCGACCCCCACGGCCGAGCGGGCGTGCGCCGCGGCCGGCCCGAACACCGAGCCGAGCAGGTCGCTCGCACCGTTGACGACGGCGGGCTGGCCGGTGAAGTCGGGCGCCGACGCGACGTAGCCCACGACCTTGACGATGCCGACGACCCGGTCCAGACCCACCGCGTCGTGGACGGCGGCCAGGCCGTTCAACGCCGCCACGGCGGCCAGGCCCTGCGCCTCGTCCGGGCCGACCTGCGCGCCGACCTTGCCGGCCGAGGGCAGTTGGCCGTCCACGAACGGCAGCTGACCCGCCGTGAACACGAGCGTTCCCGACCGTCGCGCGGGCACGTAGGAGGCGAGGGGCGCGACCACGGGGGGCAGCGTCAGCCCCAGCTCGGCCAGCCGTGCCAACGGGTTCGGGACGGCGGGGTCCGCTGATTCAGACGTCATCCGCCGACCGTAGCCCGCACCCGGCGGGGCCGTCACCGCTCCGGCCGTCCGGGTCCCCGGGGCCATCTCCTAGGCTGGCCCGATGGTCGCCACGCGGGTCACCGCCGACGGGCCGGGCCGCGCGGCGCACCCGGTGGCACTCGTCGACGCCATCGCGGCGCGGGCTCCCAAGGCCCGGTTGCACGTCGTCACCGGCAAGGGCGGCACCGGCAAGACGACCGCCGCCGCGGCACTCGCCCTGGCCCTCGCCTCGCTGGGCAAGAAGGTCCTGCTCGTCGAGGTCGAGTCCCGGCAGGCGATCGCCCAGCTCTTCGACATTCCGCCGATGACCTACGGCGAGCAGCGCTTGACGAGCGCCGCGAACGGCGGCGAGCTCTTCGGCCTGGCCATCGACCCCGAGCAGGCGATGCTCGAGTACCTCGAGCTGTTCTACGGCCTCAAACGGGCCGGCAAGGGCCTGCAGCGCCTCGGCGCCGTGGACTTCGTGACGACGCTGGCGCCCGGTCTGCGCGACGTCCTGCTCACCGGCAAGGTCAAGGAGTCCGTCGTCCGGGTCGGCCCGGACGACAGGCCGGTGTACGACGCCGTCGTCCTCGACGCCCCGCCCACCGGGCGCATCAGCCGCTTCCTCGACGCCACCCAGGAGGTCGCGAAGCTCGCGAAGTTCGGGCCCATCCGCAGCCAGAGCGACGGCGTGATCACCCTGCTGCACGGCCCCCGCACCGCCGTGCACATCGTGACGCTGCTCGAGGAGATGCCGGTCCAGGAGACGATGGACGCCGCCGCCGAGCTCCAGACGCTCGGTTTCCGGCTGGGCGCCGTCGTCGTCAACCGGGCCCGCCCGGCGCTGCTCGACGCGGCCGCCCTCGGTCCGGACGGCGAGATCGACGCCAAGGAGCTCGCGGCGAGCCTGCGCAAGGCCGGTGTGCCGGTGGCGCACGCGCCGGCGCTCGCGCACGAGATGACCGAGTACGCGCAGCGGCAGCGGGTGCAGGACGAGAACCTGCTCCGCCTCGACGGCCTGGAGCTGCCCCGCATCGAGCTGCCCGACCTGAACCCGCCGGTCGCCCTGGGCGAGCTGAAGGATCTCGCGGCCCGCTTCCTCGTCACCGGCGTCCCGGGGGACGACGCCGA
This window harbors:
- a CDS encoding fluoride efflux transporter FluC, which gives rise to MSSRDRDPELPLDPDSPADRPLHLRGSAAVLVLIGGMVGTLSRYGLTELWPSGTGRWPWGTFAANVAGSLVLGTLLEALARTGPDAGRRRQLRLLAGTGFCGGLTTYSTFAVEVDLLVRSHDAALAILYGVVSLLLGGLAVWAGIVAAARWPTRAAAIG
- the crcB gene encoding fluoride efflux transporter CrcB, producing MTTVLVVLAGGVGAVARFVVDGVIRSRWPSRFPWATIVINVSGSLLLGVLTGLMLYRQVDTDVRLVLGTGFCGGYTTFSTATFETVRLLQQGRRGHAVLNGLGTALLCLGAAALGLVATQ
- a CDS encoding sulfotransferase family protein; the encoded protein is MGLTDRLVVDPVFVLCATRSGSTLLRSILNSHSLIHAPHELHLNALRVAIERPYARKSFEQMSLSAEELQLLLWDRVLHGLLASSGKRVIVDKTPQNAADWALIHRGWPEARYIHLRRHPAAMLQSRLAANTKASRDHEIDLVRRYGDQLDAARRELPGPTVRYETLTADPTAVAQALCEYVGVPWEEAMVHYAVPDTGELRPGLGDWGAAIRSGHVGQARELSDDRAVELADMTARWGYS
- a CDS encoding MarP family serine protease codes for the protein MNLLDVVIVLAAVAYGIGGFRSGALVGAFSLVGFFGGAAIGAQVARPLGAKLADGRAQIPIAIVCVLLLATAGQLLGVFVAGRLRERFVRARGRPWDSALGAVLGVVAVLLVAWMVALPLATSAYPKLAAEASQSTIVRGVNQVVPDPVRGLYASLRNFFNQSGFPPVLGDLPSTSVVAVAPPPADLPRRVRRTVADARSSIVKIYGQAPECGRGIEGSGFVYARNRVLTNAHVVAGTRSVEVVVGRNDNDRVTARVVLFDPDRDVAVLAVPGLDAQPLDFAPRAAAQGTPAVVVGYPQDGPYTVRSARVRSQTTVRGSNIYGNGEVRREIYSVRAVVRSGNSGGPMLGYDGRVLGMVFATALDSKDTGFVLTKDEIDGDADAGRRRTTAVGTGGCTPD
- a CDS encoding cupredoxin domain-containing protein; the protein is MPASRSPVAAGLLAALTAVAALAGCSNDQAPAAKGPHAGTGSAVNQGGLQVVTVTTGDDYRFHPSTLVVHPGRVRVVLKNTAKQGAPHNLRLDDFPADFVPLAGAGHTTAATFTAPAPGRYRFVCTIHERQGQTGVLVVRP
- a CDS encoding NUDIX hydrolase, whose protein sequence is MSAAPPLPPWLRTLADAAGRLRGEDLSRFLPPDDGSGRPSAVLIALAEVADGPSVLLIERAADLRKHAGQVAFPGGSLDPTDDSLDAAALREAQEEVGLDPASVRLVADLPAIFIPVSGFVVTPVLAWWEHPHEVRPVDAGEVARVALVPLAALADPANRFRVHHPSGFSGPGFEVPAAGGLFVWGFTAGLLDRLLEFGGWARPWDTTLTRPLPAAMRRR
- the nth gene encoding endonuclease III; its protein translation is MVPLILPSPSAPGRRLAHVVKTVAETPLALTRRARRINRELAELYPTAHCELNFTTALELSVATILSAQCTDKRVNEVTPALFARYRDAAAYAGADRAELETMIKSTGFFRNKANSLINLGQQLEERYDGQVPGRLRDLVTLPGFGRKTANVVLGNAFDVPGLTVDTHFGRLVRRWGWTAETDPVKVEAVVAELIPKREWTIFSHRAIWHGRRVCHSRKPACGACAIARLCPSYGEGPTDPAAATALVKSEAQMVAS
- a CDS encoding Crp/Fnr family transcriptional regulator; the encoded protein is MDEILRRAGLFQGVDPEDIEALSGEFEIFEAPRGAVLFNEGEPGDSLYIVITGKVKLGRRSPDGRENLVAIYGPSDQFGELSLFDPGPRTATATVVTDARLAKLPKSALQQWATDRPQIAMQLLRVVARRLRRTNTMLADLIFVDVPGRVAKQLLQLAQRFGSIDGGQLRVTHDLTQEELAQLVGASRETVNKALADFASRGWLRLEGKSVVILDRERLARRAR
- a CDS encoding MBL fold metallo-hydrolase, with product MTATHPAYEAVRPVLPAARVLLQRNPGIMTLDGTNTWLLGTAAAPVVVDPGQALDDGHLDRLLAAAPSPSLVLLTHRHHDHTELAAALHERTGVTVRGADPAQCRGGPALADGETIAAAGLTIEVLLTPGHTSDSASFVVTDGSGATAVLTGDTVLGRGTTVVAHPDGDLAAYLASLERLRALGSMPVLPGHGPELPAVADVAAAYLAHRAQRLDQIRAALVGIGDDATARQVVEVVYADVDRELWDAAQLSVGAQLAYLRGSASS
- a CDS encoding NUDIX hydrolase → MTEPADDDVPVRDAATVALLRDGADGVEAWLLTRVAGMAFAAGMSVFPGGRVDDADAALPMTGGDVAAMAARFGADEHTMRGLLGAAARETFEETGVLVTVPAAALPDARADVEAGRVAFGDLLHEHGLAVDVAALRPWSRWVTPKGEVRRYDTRFFVGLLPEGAEAEDVTTESSTAEWLPVGVAIEQAQRGERKLLPPTLLTLAAIAGCADVAAVFSTAEQNPLEPIRPTLRTAPDGSVAAELPDGRLLAVRPGRAS
- a CDS encoding RidA family protein, with product MTSESADPAVPNPLARLAELGLTLPPVVAPLASYVPARRSGTLVFTAGQLPFVDGQLPSAGKVGAQVGPDEAQGLAAVAALNGLAAVHDAVGLDRVVGIVKVVGYVASAPDFTGQPAVVNGASDLLGSVFGPAAAHARSAVGVAALPLDAPVEIELIVEIAP
- a CDS encoding ArsA-related P-loop ATPase, translating into MVATRVTADGPGRAAHPVALVDAIAARAPKARLHVVTGKGGTGKTTAAAALALALASLGKKVLLVEVESRQAIAQLFDIPPMTYGEQRLTSAANGGELFGLAIDPEQAMLEYLELFYGLKRAGKGLQRLGAVDFVTTLAPGLRDVLLTGKVKESVVRVGPDDRPVYDAVVLDAPPTGRISRFLDATQEVAKLAKFGPIRSQSDGVITLLHGPRTAVHIVTLLEEMPVQETMDAAAELQTLGFRLGAVVVNRARPALLDAAALGPDGEIDAKELAASLRKAGVPVAHAPALAHEMTEYAQRQRVQDENLLRLDGLELPRIELPDLNPPVALGELKDLAARFLVTGVPGDDAEDPSATGTSA